The following proteins are encoded in a genomic region of Actinomycetes bacterium:
- a CDS encoding GNAT family N-acetyltransferase — MRVAQTFVWVADGGREVVACFSLSAHAVPRAEAPSRISRGVPDPVPAALLGKLALDLSLHGRRLGGVLLADALTWVIDASESGPAVREIVVDTATDRGRALYSRFGFVAAPGRDDRTIVRAESIAKGLRQA, encoded by the coding sequence GTGCGCGTGGCTCAGACGTTCGTCTGGGTCGCTGATGGTGGCCGCGAGGTCGTCGCGTGTTTCTCGCTGAGCGCCCACGCGGTGCCCAGAGCGGAGGCGCCGAGCCGGATCAGCCGAGGTGTCCCCGACCCCGTTCCGGCCGCACTCCTTGGGAAGCTCGCGCTCGACCTTTCGCTGCACGGGAGGCGCCTTGGCGGAGTCCTGCTGGCCGACGCGCTCACTTGGGTCATCGACGCCAGCGAGTCGGGTCCGGCTGTACGAGAGATCGTCGTGGATACGGCGACTGACCGGGGTCGTGCGCTGTACTCACGGTTTGGCTTCGTCGCTGCGCCAGGCCGCGACGACCGGACGATCGTCCGGGCTGAGAGCATCGCCAAAG